CTTTCTGCTCTTTCGTCTAAAATTATTCTTCGTAAAGTATCTTGAATTTTGCTGAAATTTAAGATACGAACCCAAAACCGATTTGATAGATGATCGGGTGAGCTTAAAATGAAGGGGGGTGAATGAAATGCCAGTAGTTAAAATTAAAGAAGGTGAGACCTTTGAAAGCGCAATGCGTAGATTTAAAAAGCAATGTGAAAAAGCAGGGATCCTTTCTGAAATCCGTAAACGTGAGCATTATGAAAAACCCTCTGTAAAAATCAAGAGAAAACGTATGGCTGCACGTAAGCGCGCTCTTAAGAAACAAAAGAAATTAATGGCTTAATTTCTTAAGTATTCTTATAAAAGGGAGAGTTGTCTTCACAGCTCTCCTTTTTGCGTTATACTCAAATGCTAAGACCTACAAATTTGCTTTGTAGGGTAATTGCCCTAGTGAGGTTTGTTTGAGACTTCGCAAGCATTCTATTCAAAACTTAATCCAGACCATAAATTTACCAGAGCATTTCCAGCGCTATATGGAAATTAAACGCTCTGGAGGAAATGCTGTTGCCAAATGCGCATTTCATCAAGACTCTTCACCAAGTATGTATGTTTATTCTGAACACTATCACTGCTATGCCTGTAAAGCGCACGGCAGTATCATTGATTATGAAATGCATAGAACGGGACATAGTTTTAGAGAAGTTGTAGAAGCTCTTGCTAGTCAATATCAAATTCCATTAGAGTATGAAACAACTGCAGAAGAGAAAAAAAATTCTAAAGAAACAGAACGATTTGAAAAATTGCAAAAAGATTTAGAAAAAACGTATGAATTTTTTAAATCGAATAAAGCTAATCTTTTGCAAAATATACAAAATAATTTGGCAAAAGATTACTTTAATCTACCAATAAATCAACAACTAGATATTTTGTATACAGGAGAAAATAAAAAATACACAGAGCATTTTCAATCAAGTACTCTGACAGACTTTCTCCATTATGATTATTCAAATTGTATTGCATTTCCGCTGTATAAAGACAATGGAAAAATAGGTGGTTTTTGTATAGGAGTAAATATAAATAAAATTTCCTCTTCGGAATTAGAAAATTTTGACTCTTACGAAATCCCTGAATTTAAAATAATTACTCCTTTTGCTAAGAGAACAATTCGTTGTTTGAACTGGCAACAAATTAGACCTATCATTGCACAACATAAATTAATTTATATTGTAAATCATTTTTCTGATTTTAATAATCTCCTTAAATTAAATGTTCAAAATGTTATTTTATCTTTAGAGAATAATTTAAATGCTACAATAATTAAAGAAATAACTAATAAAGTTCCAAATGTTGTTATTGTTGTTACTAATTTTGAAAAAAGCAAGCTTTTTATATGGAATATATTTAAAGAATCTTTAAATATAAATGATCTAAATTTTGAAGTTTTAAAACTAAATCCATTAGAATTAAATTCATCTGAAGGACAAATTGAGAGACTTAAATTAAATACAAAAAAATTATGGGAAGAAGTTATATATAATTTTCTTCAACAAATTCCAATTAATAGTAGACTATTTGAATTCAACAAAAAAATTCTTCCTTTATTTAATAAAATAGAGGAATATACCAGAAAAGATATTTTATTAGAACAAATTGCACAGAAATTTTTTTCATCCTCAAAAGTTATTTTCGCTAAAAATGTAAAGACTGAAAATAAAGTTGAAAACAAAAGAAACTTTCAATTTATTGGGCACCAATATACTGAAGTTGCTTCTGAAGATGTTTCTAAAAAAAACTCTGAAACTATTGAGAAAATTATAGACAATACTAGCAATACAAAAGAAATTGAAAATGAGAAAGAATACTTAGAAAAAACCATTCAATTTTATCATAAAATTTTATTATCTAATTTTCCTGATGCCATAGAAGCAAGAAATTATCTCGAACAAAGAGGATTCTCATCAGAAATGATTCAAAAATGGAATTTAGGATTATGTCCCTCTTCACATGAACTTTCAAGAAAGATAGAAAATCGTTCAGTATTTTCTGAACCTTTGTTAAAATTAGGTTTAGTAAAGGAAAGTAAATTAAAAAATGGATATTATGATTTCTTCCATGATAGAATTATCATTCCAATCTATGGACATAATGGAGAACCTGTAGCTTTATCAGGTAGAATATTTGCTGCTCAATATCGAAATAAGAATTTAAATATACCAAAATATATTAACTCAGCTGAATCAAAATTATTTGCGAAATCAAAAATTTTATTTAATTTTCATTCTGCAATGCAGGCAATAGTCACATATGGTTATGTCATTGTTGTTGAAGGCTATATGGATTGTATTTCCTTAGTAAATAATGGATTTCAAAATTCTGTTGCTGTAATGGGAACAAGTCTTACAACATATCATTTAGAGGTCCTTGCCAAAGTAACAAAACGCATTATATTATGTTTTGATTCTGACTCTGCTGGATTTCAAGCAGCAAAAAGAACTTTTGCTACAGTTTATCCAACAAAAAATATTGAATTAGAGTTTCTTGCTATCCCTGATGGAAAAGACCCAGATGAGTTTTTGAAAAACTACGGTGCCGGAGAATTTCTGAAACTTGTTGAACAGACTGTTCCGCTTCTAAATCAAGTAGCTGCCTGGTTATTTGTTGAGGCAAAAGAAGATCTCGAAACATTTCTTAGACTTGTAAAACAACAATTGGTACCTGTTATTTTACAGCATCCTGATATAGGTGTTCAAAATGAAGCCTTGCATTTTTTGTGTGACAAGTACTTAAAAAATATATATCCTGAAGACTTAAGAAAAGAGCAGAAAGGGTTGTTACCTGCAGGACAAAGGCAGATTAATAATAAAAATTTACAGAATGATTTAGATGGTTTTCAATCTATTGTATGGCCTGTATTAACAACAACTGAAGTAAAGCTTTTACTTTCATTAATCCATGCTAAGTTTACTGATCTTCCTTTGCGTCTCCAAAATGTGGCTTTAGAAAAAGATGGAGAAATTGAGGCGAATGAAAGGATATGTGCTTTAGCAATTTCTCACCAAATGAGTAAAATTAGCTTTTCAGTTTACTTAGAGTTCCTATCTGCTATGGTGGAAAATCAACATATTTCATTGCTTGAACTCAGTAAGACCAATGAAATTCAATTTTCCGCAGAAGCTAAATTTGTTATTGCCTATGTTAACTCAGATGTTCACATTTTATACCAATATAAGATGGAGGAATTATTAAAAGAAAGCTTGCCAGGTAACGTGTCCATGGTATCATTTAAGAATATTTGGGATTTAAAAAATTCTGGTTTTTTGAGGTTTCAGTTGCGAAACATTCGACTTTCTGCACAAAGAGGTGTCATAACCGCATTTATTGCTGAAGCTTTACTTCAATTGGAACTTGAATATATTGACAATGCGCTTAAAGCTTTTTCGAGTTTCCATTTTGATAATGAAATAGACGAACAATTTCATGATCTTGTCACTGAGCGTTCGAGACGAATCAAGGAATTCGGTTCTTTTGCTAATTTTAGTTTGCAATAACGCAAAAAGTATTTCAATGTATCCACTTTGTGTGAATGTTACGCTGCTGGATTGGTCTTTTGTTTTGTGATTCTTGGGGGTTTTTAATATATGACGAGTTCCAAGTCAAAGTCTGCAACAGTTGGTGGTCAGAAACGTGTATCTGAGTCCGCTCAAAAAGAAAAATCCGCAAGTTCAAAGTTAGGAGCTCAGGCGGGCAAAAAAAGCGAAAAGCCTTCTGCTAAAACGCAAAATACTTCAAAACCTTCTGAACTTAAAGCAGGAAAAAAAGAAAATCAGTCTAGTACAAAAAAACAGTCTCAACTAAAAACTAATGAGCATCAGGAAAAAAAGGATGAGCATACTTCTTCTGATAAAGATTCAAAAAAATCTTCTGCCCAAAAGGTGGAAAAAGAAGCAAAACCTTCTATAAACAGGTCTACTCATGACAACAAAGCAAGTAGTCAAGAGAAAGATAAATTATTAACTTCTAAGGTAGAAAAAAGTATTAAAGATCTTATGGTTACGAAAAAAACAACGCAACAAAATTTAGATGAATCCTCTCATTCTCAGTCAGCAAAAAAAGATAATATCAAAACAGCTAAACCTGTTGTGAGTAAAATCACTGTGACTGCTAAAACTCCTGAAGGCAAACCTATTGTCATTAAGAAAAAAGCAGAGAAGGAAGGAACTGTAGTATCTTCTGTAACAGTTTCTGAAGACGAAAAGAAACTAGCACACTCTATCCATGTGGAAGGCAGTAAGCTAAAGGCAAAAACCGCTGCAGCTGCTGTTGAGCCTGCAAAAGCAACTTCTAGCAAGGAAAAGAAAAGTACTTCTAAATCAGTTATCCATGAGAAATCTGAAAAAGTTGCTACTGCAAATACAAAGAAGGAAACAAAAGCCGCTGTTGCTGAAGATCTCTCTGATGAAAAAATTGAAGCAAAATCTAGTAAAAAGAAAGAACAACCTAATAAAATAGAAGGCGGCAAAAAGGCAACCAAAGCTAAAAATGCGAAGGGAGCTGATGGAGAGGAAGAAGAAGGCTTTGAAGAAGCTACTTTGGACGAAGAACCAGATGAGTTCAATATGGAAGAAGACGACGATCTTCTTGGTGATGTTGACCTCGATGCCGATGACGCAACGGCTTTACCTGAAGATGATTTTCTTGCTGCTGAAGAATTTGGTGCCGATCTTGGTGGCGAAGAAGAAGAACTCGATGCTTCTGCACGTAGCAACGATCCTGTGCGTGTATATCTTAGAAAAATGGGCCAAGTTGCTTTACTCTCCCGTGACGGCGAAGTTGAGATAGCAAAGAAAATTGAAAATGAAGAAAATAAACTGCTAGAGCACCTTGTGTCCTTGCGCATTGGTATCAATCATATGTGCGATATTGGGCAAAAGTTTATCGATGGCATTATCAAAGCAAAAAACTTAGTAAAAGGTTTTGATGACGAGCAAGACCAAGCTAACGACGAAGGTCAATCCCAACGGGTTCGAGTGTTGGTTGAAAGCTTTATGAAACTGGCAAAAACTGTCATTGAAATTGAAGATAAATATGGCTTGCAAGGATTAGACAAATTATCTTCCCATGAGCGCGAGATATTAGTTGAATCCCGCAATCAAATGTTTGAAATTGTCAAAGAAATTAATATCAATCGCCGTATTATTCAACAAATAGTTACAGAGCTTGATACGCATGCAAAAATAGTTTCTGACTGCATGAAGGAAATCAATAAAGTTAAAGTTAGAACTCGTTTAGATGAAGCGCGCTTATCTGCTTATTGTAACTCAAATGCAACAAGACCAATTGAAGTAAATTTTTTAACTGAAAGAGATTGGGAAAACTTTAAGGCTACATATTTATCAGCCCATAATTCTATTTTAATGAGCGAACAAGCTTGTTTCCTTAGTCGTAGTGAAATTGCAATTAAGTACCAAGTTATTAGCAATGCAAATCGTTTTGCCGAAGAAGCAAAACGCGAACTTATTGAAGCAAACTTAAGATTAGTTGTTTCTATAGCAAAAAAATACATGAACCGTGGATTACAGTTTTTGGATCTCATCCAAGAAGGTAACATTGGTTTAATGAAAGCAGTGGAAAAGTTTGAATACCGCCGTGGGTATAAATTTAGTACTTATGCAACTTGGTGGATTCGCCAGGCTATAACACGCGCTATTGCAGACCAAGCAAGAACAATTCGTATTCCAGTACACATGATAGAAACCATCAACAAAATGGTACGAACAAGCCGTCAGTTGGTACAAGAAATGGGACGTGAACCTACCCCTGAAGAAATTGCTCAACGCATGGATATGAGTATTGAAAAAGTACGCAAGGTTATGAAAATTGCCCGTGAACCAATTTCTTTGGAAGCACCAATTGGTGAAGAAGAAGACAATCACTACGGAGATTTTCTTGAAGATAAAGCACATGGAGCACCAATTGATATCGTTGCAAACCAAAGTTTGTCCGAACAAACTAAAAAAGTTCTTGCAACTTTAACTTCTAGGGAAGAAAAAGTATTGCGCATGCGCTTTGGTATTGGTGAAAAAACGGATCACACTTTGGAAGAAGTGGGACAAAGTTTTGATGTAACCCGTGAACGTATCCGCCAGATTGAAGCAAAAGCGTTAAGAAAATTACGTCATCCAAGCCGTTCGAAAAAACTAAAAGCGTTTATCGAAAGCTAATTTTACAATTTTTTTGGATAAATATTTTGATAGGAGATTAAGTTACAAATCTCCTATTTTTTTTTATATATATTCAAAATGGTTTAATTATTCTATGTTCTTTAACTTACCAAAAAATATTTTTAAATACATATTTTTTAGTGTATTTAATATCATTAGTAATAAAATGTTTTTTGTGATACCTTCCTTTGGCTTTGTTGGGTTATGATTTTGAAATAAATTTAATTCTAAAGGCATTTTTTTACTAAAATTAATATATATAATTTAAAAATTGAGGAAAATGTGCTTTCTTTAAAAGAATTTATCGTAAAAAATTCCAGAAAAAAAGCTATAATTTTTATTTTAATTATTTTTATTATTTTATCTTTTGTTTATTTTTTGGTGTTTTGGGTAGTGTATTTCAAGATACCAAATATTATTATTACTTCATTAAAAGTAGGTTTAAGAAACTCAATTATTGTTGGAGATCGTTTTTTAATTGAAAAAGAATTTGTGTCTTTGATTCAAAGTAAAGAGCTTTCACAAATTAGTCTATTTATCTTAAATAAAAATAATGAGGAAGTGGAAATTAGTTCTTATGGAAATGGTCTTTTTAGAAAGAAGAATTTATTTTATTTGACTAAAAATGTAATATTTAGTGACAATATTTATACCTCGCAAAAAATAGAAATTGAATATAATAACAAAATAATAGCAAATTTATACTTTGCGAAAGAACTAAACTTGGGTGCTTTGCTATCAATTTACTTTTTTTTGATTATATTTGTTATTTTCTTGTTTTATATCATAAATAGGCAAATTAAAAATCTATATAGTAAAATTTCTTTACCAATATATACTCTAGAAAAGTCACTTACAATAAATAAAACTTCTTTAGATATTAAAGAATTGCAGTTTTATGAATTTTACAATTTATTTAATCAGATACTTCACTATCAAAATGAAGTTTCAATTGCTGAAAAAAATAAAGTTCAAATTGCAGAATTATCCGCAGTCACTACTACCATTCAAATGCTAGCGCATGACTTGCGACAACCCTTTTCAAAAGTAAAAATAATTTTATCTATCTTAAATAACAATAAAAATTTAGAAGAAATTAAAAGTATTTTACCAAATATCACCGAATCTACTAACAAAGACTTGTCTAGAATAGAGTTTTTCTTAAATGATATTATGACTTTAGGCAGAGATGTTACTTTGGCTAAAAAAAATATTTGCATTCGCAGACTTATTTTATCATGTTTAAAGACATGTTTTGATACAAACAAAAAAATTGATGTCCAAATTGAAACTCTTTTTACTCATAAATATAAATTAAATGTTGATTATGAAAAATTTGAGCGAGTCTTAATTAATATTATATCGAATGCGTTGGAATCGATGAAAGGCGGAAGCGGTAAATTATGGGTAACAACAACAGAAGTCATACAATCGCAATTGCCAGAATATCTTGAATTGACAATAGGAAATTCAAATTCTTTTATCCCTACAGAAGAAACTGAAAAAATATTTGAACTATTTTTTACAAAAGGAAAAGCGAAAGGCACTGGCTTAGGTTTAGCAATTGTTAAAAAAATTGTTTCAGAACATCAAGGGCAAATATTTTGCCACTCAAGCCAAGAAAAAGGTGTTGAATTTAAAATACAACTTCCTCTTGCAAGAAATGAAGCTGATAATGAAAAATTAAAAATTCCATACAGTAACATATTTTTTCGGGAAATAGACATTATTGATTATAATATTAGATGTGATAATGATCACAAATTTATCTTGAAAGAAATTGCAGATACATTTGAAAAAAATAATAATATTACTATAAATGTGATTGTTTTAGATGACGATGTCAGTTACTTAAACCACTTAAAGTCATTTGAAAATGAAATGCTGGCGTTTTTAAAGAATATTCATATAACCTATACAACTAGTATTGAAGTGATAAAAAACGAAATAAAATTAAATAAGTTGCATCTTTATATTATTGATATTGATTTAAACGACGAAAATTATAATGGGTTAGATATTATTGAGCTGATAGAAGATAAATCCAAATTAAAAACTTGCATTCATACAAATCGCTTTTTAGAAAGCGATGTCAATAGAATTAAAGAAAAAAGTAAGGCAGACTTTATTTTACTAAAGCCAATGAATATTTATGGCTACTTAAAAGTATTAAAAGCGACGCTAGATTCTTTAATAGTGAAGTAATTATTTGAATGTATAAAGTTTGAGTTGGATTTTATGTTTTTGGATTTGTTGGTTTGATGGAGGAATAGATAAGTTACTTCGGTTGGGTTTTTGTGGTAGTAAATTAAAAAGTTAATAAAAATTTTCTTATCCTAATCTTCCATTTCCATTAGCATAAGCGGATTGAGAAATACAGTCATAAGATGATACATTTATTATGGAAATAGTTAAGAAAAGAATAACATATCTTAGAGTTTTCATTGATCACCTGTTAAAAGCTACATCTCTAAATTAAAAAATTTGAGAAAAGAGTTACTTTAAATCGTTTATTTTGCAATAATATTATATTTTTAAAATAAACCAATGTAAGTATACCATAAAACTTTGAATCTTCAAATGCATTATTAAAAAATTATAAAAAACCATAACCAACGTCAAAAAATTCGAATAATAATATTGAATTTTTAAAAATTTATGATAATTAGAAAAATATATTATTTACTTTGATTTATTTATTTTAGCAAATAATTTTTTTCAAAATTGGGAGATTATTATTATAAAACAGATAAAATATTTTATTATTATTCTCAATTTTTTTTATATTAATTCTTTGTATGCAAAAAAAGAATTAAACATAATGATTTTTAATTGTGATATTATTCCATATGCACACTCAGCTCCTATTAATATTAAAGATGTGATAAATCCGCAAATTTTAGATACTTTAGTTGAAATAAAAAATGGATCAGTAATACCGAAGATTTTAAAAAATGCTTACTTTGATTTTACGACCCAAGAATATGTTCTTGAAATGTATAAAAACACAAAGTTTCATAATAATCGTATAGCGACTTTAGATGATTTAGAGTTTTCGTTGACTAGAGAATATTATACTTACGGGAAGGAAAGAGGGGCAGGTATTTTAGGCTCTGTTCTCGGCATAGAGAAAATTGGGGAACTTGGGCTCAAAAAATATATGAAAGGAAAAGTAAAAGGTATAAAACAAGAACCGCCAAATATTTTAAGGATCAAACTTGAAGCGCCTGATCCAGATTTTTTATTTAACCTAGCAAAATGGGAATTATCTTTGGTACCGATGGAAGAACTATCTGAAAATTATCTTGAATGGAGAAAGTATCCCATAGGTACAGGAATCTATAAAGTAGTTGAGCCTGGGTATCAAAACGGTCTATTAAAGCTTGTTTTAACTAAACCTATTAATCTAAATTCATTGACGCAAATAAATATATACACTAATAGTATACAAAATATTGATTATGATTTATCAATTCTTAATTCGTTACCGAATTTTAAAATACTTAAAACTAACTACCCATATAAGCAGTTTAGTATCACGTTTGTAAATACCAGTGACTTAAGCAAAAATTATAATTTCAGAAAATTTGTACAATTAGTAATAGACAAAAAAAAACTAGAAAAAATTATTATGGGACATAAAGAAATAAAAACATTGGCCAATAAATCTTGGCTTGAAAAAGAAGTAGTAAATGAGGAAAATTTAAAACTTATAAAAGGATATTTAGAAAAAATACCATTTGAATTAATGCAAAAGGAATGGTTTATTTCAGTATATTCTGGAACAAAAAATTTATCTAAAGAAAAGCAAAATTTAGTAAATGAATTAATATCTCAATTAAAAGAGTACGGATTTAATATCAATTATAAAATATTTAACACCCAGCATTTACCAAAAGATATTGCACTAAAAACGGTCTTTGATTTAAGTTACTATAAAGTGAACCCATTTGATTATTTGTATAAGTATTTAAGATTAACAAAAAATTCTGAAGACATTTATAGTAAACCTGAATATGATGCTACCTTAGAAGAATTGTACAAAAAAGCATTATATGCTGAAAATAGAGATATAAAATTTAAATATATAAATGAACTTGACAACTATGTCACTGAAAAAGCTTATTGGATTCCTTTATTGGAGTCTGAGGTTGAATATTATTACAATCCAAAAACAATTGAGAAACTAAGCAGTGATAATGATTTTCTGTATTTAAAATTTGAAGATATTGTGTTAAAAAATTGAAACTTAACTAGTTTTGGATAAAAGAGTGAATATTCGAATACAAGTTTTATTTAATTTGGAATAGATAATTTTTAAAGAGTATTAAAATTACTTAAAATATAGGGGAAGCTTATGAAATGGAAAATACTTATTTTTGTTATAAGTATTTTTTTACTTGCTATGGAGCAGCTAAAAATGTTCTAAATATTATGATACATAATTGTGAAAGGCCGCCATATGATTTTGATGCACCATCAAATGTTAAAGATATTGTTTATTTTCAAATATTAAGTGCTTTATTGGAAGTAAGAAATGGTGTACTGCATCCAAAATTATTAAAAAATGCCTATTACGACTATCAAAAAGAAGAATATGTCTTAGAAATCCATGAAAAAACTTATTTTCACAACGGTAGGCTTGCTACTTTAGATGATTTGGAATTTTCGATACTTCATGAGTACTATGCTTTTTTAGGTGAAGGATCAGGACTCGAAAATGTTATGGGAATTAATAAAATTTCAGAATTAAAGTTAAAAAAGTTTCAAAGAGGTATTGTTGAAGGAATTAAACAAGAATTACCAAATAAATTAAGAATTAAATTAGAAACGCCTGATCCCGATTTTCTGTACAAATTTACAAAATCGAGTTATTCATTAGTAC
The Pigmentibacter ruber genome window above contains:
- a CDS encoding toprim domain-containing protein encodes the protein MRLRKHSIQNLIQTINLPEHFQRYMEIKRSGGNAVAKCAFHQDSSPSMYVYSEHYHCYACKAHGSIIDYEMHRTGHSFREVVEALASQYQIPLEYETTAEEKKNSKETERFEKLQKDLEKTYEFFKSNKANLLQNIQNNLAKDYFNLPINQQLDILYTGENKKYTEHFQSSTLTDFLHYDYSNCIAFPLYKDNGKIGGFCIGVNINKISSSELENFDSYEIPEFKIITPFAKRTIRCLNWQQIRPIIAQHKLIYIVNHFSDFNNLLKLNVQNVILSLENNLNATIIKEITNKVPNVVIVVTNFEKSKLFIWNIFKESLNINDLNFEVLKLNPLELNSSEGQIERLKLNTKKLWEEVIYNFLQQIPINSRLFEFNKKILPLFNKIEEYTRKDILLEQIAQKFFSSSKVIFAKNVKTENKVENKRNFQFIGHQYTEVASEDVSKKNSETIEKIIDNTSNTKEIENEKEYLEKTIQFYHKILLSNFPDAIEARNYLEQRGFSSEMIQKWNLGLCPSSHELSRKIENRSVFSEPLLKLGLVKESKLKNGYYDFFHDRIIIPIYGHNGEPVALSGRIFAAQYRNKNLNIPKYINSAESKLFAKSKILFNFHSAMQAIVTYGYVIVVEGYMDCISLVNNGFQNSVAVMGTSLTTYHLEVLAKVTKRIILCFDSDSAGFQAAKRTFATVYPTKNIELEFLAIPDGKDPDEFLKNYGAGEFLKLVEQTVPLLNQVAAWLFVEAKEDLETFLRLVKQQLVPVILQHPDIGVQNEALHFLCDKYLKNIYPEDLRKEQKGLLPAGQRQINNKNLQNDLDGFQSIVWPVLTTTEVKLLLSLIHAKFTDLPLRLQNVALEKDGEIEANERICALAISHQMSKISFSVYLEFLSAMVENQHISLLELSKTNEIQFSAEAKFVIAYVNSDVHILYQYKMEELLKESLPGNVSMVSFKNIWDLKNSGFLRFQLRNIRLSAQRGVITAFIAEALLQLELEYIDNALKAFSSFHFDNEIDEQFHDLVTERSRRIKEFGSFANFSLQ
- a CDS encoding hybrid sensor histidine kinase/response regulator, which translates into the protein MYFKIPNIIITSLKVGLRNSIIVGDRFLIEKEFVSLIQSKELSQISLFILNKNNEEVEISSYGNGLFRKKNLFYLTKNVIFSDNIYTSQKIEIEYNNKIIANLYFAKELNLGALLSIYFFLIIFVIFLFYIINRQIKNLYSKISLPIYTLEKSLTINKTSLDIKELQFYEFYNLFNQILHYQNEVSIAEKNKVQIAELSAVTTTIQMLAHDLRQPFSKVKIILSILNNNKNLEEIKSILPNITESTNKDLSRIEFFLNDIMTLGRDVTLAKKNICIRRLILSCLKTCFDTNKKIDVQIETLFTHKYKLNVDYEKFERVLINIISNALESMKGGSGKLWVTTTEVIQSQLPEYLELTIGNSNSFIPTEETEKIFELFFTKGKAKGTGLGLAIVKKIVSEHQGQIFCHSSQEKGVEFKIQLPLARNEADNEKLKIPYSNIFFREIDIIDYNIRCDNDHKFILKEIADTFEKNNNITINVIVLDDDVSYLNHLKSFENEMLAFLKNIHITYTTSIEVIKNEIKLNKLHLYIIDIDLNDENYNGLDIIELIEDKSKLKTCIHTNRFLESDVNRIKEKSKADFILLKPMNIYGYLKVLKATLDSLIVK
- a CDS encoding ABC transporter substrate-binding protein, whose product is MIFNCDIIPYAHSAPINIKDVINPQILDTLVEIKNGSVIPKILKNAYFDFTTQEYVLEMYKNTKFHNNRIATLDDLEFSLTREYYTYGKERGAGILGSVLGIEKIGELGLKKYMKGKVKGIKQEPPNILRIKLEAPDPDFLFNLAKWELSLVPMEELSENYLEWRKYPIGTGIYKVVEPGYQNGLLKLVLTKPINLNSLTQINIYTNSIQNIDYDLSILNSLPNFKILKTNYPYKQFSITFVNTSDLSKNYNFRKFVQLVIDKKKLEKIIMGHKEIKTLANKSWLEKEVVNEENLKLIKGYLEKIPFELMQKEWFISVYSGTKNLSKEKQNLVNELISQLKEYGFNINYKIFNTQHLPKDIALKTVFDLSYYKVNPFDYLYKYLRLTKNSEDIYSKPEYDATLEELYKKALYAENRDIKFKYINELDNYVTEKAYWIPLLESEVEYYYNPKTIEKLSSDNDFLYLKFEDIVLKN
- the rpoD gene encoding RNA polymerase sigma factor RpoD translates to MVTKKTTQQNLDESSHSQSAKKDNIKTAKPVVSKITVTAKTPEGKPIVIKKKAEKEGTVVSSVTVSEDEKKLAHSIHVEGSKLKAKTAAAAVEPAKATSSKEKKSTSKSVIHEKSEKVATANTKKETKAAVAEDLSDEKIEAKSSKKKEQPNKIEGGKKATKAKNAKGADGEEEEGFEEATLDEEPDEFNMEEDDDLLGDVDLDADDATALPEDDFLAAEEFGADLGGEEEELDASARSNDPVRVYLRKMGQVALLSRDGEVEIAKKIENEENKLLEHLVSLRIGINHMCDIGQKFIDGIIKAKNLVKGFDDEQDQANDEGQSQRVRVLVESFMKLAKTVIEIEDKYGLQGLDKLSSHEREILVESRNQMFEIVKEININRRIIQQIVTELDTHAKIVSDCMKEINKVKVRTRLDEARLSAYCNSNATRPIEVNFLTERDWENFKATYLSAHNSILMSEQACFLSRSEIAIKYQVISNANRFAEEAKRELIEANLRLVVSIAKKYMNRGLQFLDLIQEGNIGLMKAVEKFEYRRGYKFSTYATWWIRQAITRAIADQARTIRIPVHMIETINKMVRTSRQLVQEMGREPTPEEIAQRMDMSIEKVRKVMKIAREPISLEAPIGEEEDNHYGDFLEDKAHGAPIDIVANQSLSEQTKKVLATLTSREEKVLRMRFGIGEKTDHTLEEVGQSFDVTRERIRQIEAKALRKLRHPSRSKKLKAFIES
- the rpsU gene encoding 30S ribosomal protein S21 yields the protein MPVVKIKEGETFESAMRRFKKQCEKAGILSEIRKREHYEKPSVKIKRKRMAARKRALKKQKKLMA